One genomic window of Bacteroidia bacterium includes the following:
- a CDS encoding transposase — translation MLQSYYSLAFFKLPNPFFINFNFLIFLNLGYFGIAIVIHNADIQDREGAKYVLEELRYKYPRLTKILADQGYTGNLAEWILKSLNYTLEIVKKVAGISGFNVLPKRWIVERTFGWLGFQRRLVNDYEFHPECSTSFVHLAND, via the coding sequence TGCAAAGTTATTACTCCCTCGCTTTTTTTAAATTACCGAACCCTTTTTTTATCAACTTTAATTTCTTGATATTCCTAAATCTTGGTTACTTTGGTATAGCTATTGTGATTCATAACGCTGATATTCAGGACAGAGAAGGAGCTAAATATGTTCTTGAAGAATTAAGATATAAGTACCCTAGATTGACAAAAATATTGGCAGATCAAGGTTATACCGGTAACTTAGCTGAATGGATTTTAAAAAGTTTGAATTACACTTTGGAAATTGTAAAAAAAGTGGCAGGAATTAGTGGATTTAATGTCTTACCCAAGAGATGGATAGTTGAACGAACTTTTGGATGGCTTGGTTTTCAACGAAGATTGGTTAATGACTATGAATTCCACCCTGAATGCAGTACAAGCTTTGTACACTTAGCTAATGATTAG
- a CDS encoding PH domain-containing protein produces MKQYTASRISKGNTTFPAKLIIDDNGVTLQLPSWFNNQEKTIPFSRISSVNIECPFIGYSTIIIETTGEGKIAVHGFLKAEVTEMKKDILQKIG; encoded by the coding sequence ATGAAACAATATACAGCTTCACGGATCTCTAAGGGAAATACTACATTTCCAGCAAAACTAATTATAGATGATAACGGCGTTACGTTACAATTACCCAGTTGGTTTAACAATCAGGAAAAGACAATCCCATTTTCAAGGATTTCATCCGTAAATATCGAATGTCCTTTTATAGGTTATTCTACCATCATTATTGAAACCACCGGAGAAGGTAAAATTGCTGTTCATGGTTTTTTAAAGGCAGAAGTTACCGAAATGAAAAAGGATATACTGCAAAAGATTGGATAA
- the cysD gene encoding sulfate adenylyltransferase subunit CysD, which translates to MLTRLNHLQVLEAESIHVLREVAALFERPFMLFSGGKDSIIMSHLARKAFFPAKIPFTFLHIDTGHNFPETIEFRDRYMERIGGNLLVRYVQDSIDSGRVMEEKGYNASRNALQTVTLLDALEELKADVAMGGGRRDEEKARAKERFFSHRDEFGQWDPKNQRPELWNLYNGRKRIGEHFRVFPISNWTEMDVWQYILIENISIPSIYFSHDREVIVRDGQILAKSDYIPTKETETAQVMRVRYRTVGDMTCTGAVLSEANSLQNIINEVASSRVTERGTRSDDKRSESAMEDRKRQGYF; encoded by the coding sequence ATGCTCACTCGATTAAACCACTTACAAGTTTTAGAAGCGGAATCTATCCATGTGCTTAGAGAGGTAGCTGCACTCTTTGAGAGACCCTTTATGCTGTTTTCAGGGGGTAAAGATTCTATTATAATGTCCCATTTAGCCAGAAAAGCTTTTTTTCCCGCCAAAATTCCATTTACTTTTTTGCATATAGACACAGGGCATAATTTTCCGGAAACTATTGAGTTTCGAGATCGTTATATGGAAAGAATTGGCGGAAATCTATTGGTTCGTTACGTTCAAGATTCCATTGATAGCGGGCGAGTTATGGAAGAAAAAGGGTACAACGCCAGCCGAAATGCCTTACAAACAGTTACTTTATTAGATGCCTTAGAAGAGTTAAAAGCTGATGTAGCAATGGGCGGGGGAAGACGCGATGAAGAAAAAGCGCGCGCCAAAGAACGATTTTTCTCCCATAGAGATGAATTTGGACAGTGGGACCCCAAAAACCAACGCCCCGAACTCTGGAATTTATACAACGGACGCAAAAGAATTGGTGAGCACTTCCGTGTTTTCCCAATATCTAACTGGACTGAAATGGACGTTTGGCAGTATATCTTAATCGAAAATATATCAATCCCCAGCATTTACTTTTCCCACGACCGTGAAGTGATTGTGCGGGACGGCCAAATCTTAGCTAAATCTGACTACATACCAACCAAAGAAACAGAAACCGCCCAAGTAATGAGAGTGCGATACCGCACCGTAGGTGATATGACCTGCACCGGAGCCGTCCTCTCAGAAGCAAATTCTTTACAAAATATTATTAATGAAGTAGCATCATCCAGAGTTACAGAGCGCGGTACCCGTTCAGACGATAAACGCTCAGAAAGCGCTATGGAAGACCGAAAAAGACAAGGCTACTTTTAA
- the cysC gene encoding adenylyl-sulfate kinase — MSEVLHIIPHQHQITQQSREELLKQRGAVLWFTGLSGAGKSTMAGLVERELYQMGYKTYLLDGDNVRTGLNNNLSFSEDDRAENIRRIGEVCRLFVDAGIIVLSAFISPMIADRNFVRSRIDNGCFFEIYVNASLAVCESRDVKGLYQKARSGEIKQFTGISSPFEPPLNPELELLTGASSPEACLQQVLQTVLPKLKYS, encoded by the coding sequence ATGAGTGAGGTACTACATATTATCCCGCATCAGCACCAGATTACGCAACAGAGCCGAGAAGAGTTACTCAAGCAACGAGGCGCAGTATTGTGGTTTACCGGCCTTTCCGGTGCCGGAAAATCAACAATGGCCGGCTTAGTAGAACGAGAACTGTATCAAATGGGTTACAAAACATATTTGTTAGACGGCGATAACGTTAGAACTGGCCTAAATAATAACCTATCTTTTTCGGAAGACGATAGAGCAGAAAATATTCGCCGTATCGGTGAAGTATGCCGCTTGTTTGTAGATGCTGGAATCATTGTGCTTTCTGCCTTTATCTCCCCCATGATTGCTGATAGAAACTTTGTCAGAAGCCGAATAGATAACGGCTGCTTTTTTGAGATATACGTTAATGCCTCGCTTGCTGTTTGTGAATCAAGGGACGTAAAAGGCTTGTATCAAAAAGCTCGATCCGGAGAAATCAAGCAATTTACAGGTATCAGCTCTCCATTTGAACCCCCTTTAAATCCTGAATTAGAATTACTTACCGGAGCTTCTTCGCCTGAGGCTTGCCTACAACAAGTTTTACAAACAGTTTTACCTAAATTAAAATATTCCTAA
- the cysN gene encoding sulfate adenylyltransferase subunit CysN, whose amino-acid sequence MNQNFTDNQAYLDMELLRFTTAGSVDDGKSTLIGRLLYDSKSIFEDQLDAIKATSTRKGFENVDLSLLTDGLKAEREQGITIDVAYRYFSTPKRKFIIADTPGHIQYTRNMVTGASTANVALILVDARNGIVEQTCRHAYIASLLQIPHIVICVNKMDLVDYKQEYFLNIQKGFQQIANKIDVKDVHFIPISALKGDNVVDTSSNMPWYKGTTLMYLLENIYISSDPNNIDARFPIQYVVRPQSEKYHDYRGYAGQMAGGKLRPGDKVVILPSGFKSTIKTIDLFETQLNEAFAPMSVTITLEDDIDISRGDMIVRENNQPEVGQDIDVMICWLNEKPMNIGGKYAIKHTTRETRCVIRDVRYKMNINTLTKVEDDNNIEMNDIARISLRTMQPLLYDSYRKNRDTGSIILIDEATNETIGAGMIV is encoded by the coding sequence ATGAACCAGAATTTTACAGATAACCAAGCATATCTTGATATGGAGCTACTGCGCTTTACCACCGCCGGTAGCGTTGATGACGGAAAAAGTACCCTCATCGGAAGACTCCTTTATGATAGTAAATCTATATTTGAAGACCAATTAGATGCTATCAAAGCAACCTCTACCCGAAAAGGTTTTGAAAATGTTGATTTATCACTGCTAACAGACGGTTTAAAAGCCGAAAGAGAACAAGGAATAACGATAGACGTAGCCTATCGCTATTTTTCAACACCTAAGCGTAAGTTTATCATTGCAGATACTCCCGGCCATATTCAATATACCCGGAATATGGTTACCGGAGCATCCACAGCTAACGTTGCCTTGATTTTGGTAGATGCCCGTAATGGTATCGTAGAGCAGACTTGCCGCCATGCTTATATCGCCTCTTTACTTCAAATTCCACACATCGTTATTTGTGTTAATAAAATGGACTTGGTGGACTATAAACAGGAGTACTTTCTCAATATCCAAAAAGGATTTCAGCAAATAGCTAATAAAATTGACGTAAAAGACGTTCACTTTATCCCCATTTCAGCACTAAAAGGAGATAACGTAGTAGATACCTCCTCAAATATGCCTTGGTATAAAGGAACAACCTTAATGTATTTATTGGAAAATATCTATATTTCAAGTGACCCGAACAACATAGATGCACGTTTTCCGATTCAATATGTTGTTCGCCCACAATCAGAAAAATACCATGATTATCGAGGATATGCAGGCCAGATGGCCGGAGGCAAACTTCGCCCGGGAGATAAAGTGGTCATATTACCATCCGGATTCAAATCTACGATAAAAACAATAGATCTTTTTGAAACCCAATTAAACGAAGCCTTTGCGCCAATGTCCGTTACCATCACATTAGAAGACGATATAGACATCAGCCGAGGGGATATGATTGTGCGGGAAAATAACCAACCCGAAGTAGGCCAAGATATTGATGTGATGATTTGCTGGTTAAACGAAAAACCAATGAACATTGGCGGTAAATATGCCATCAAACATACCACAAGAGAAACACGTTGTGTCATAAGAGACGTTCGCTATAAAATGAATATCAATACCTTAACAAAGGTTGAAGACGATAATAACATCGAGATGAACGATATTGCCAGAATTTCCCTCAGAACGATGCAGCCACTTCTGTATGACAGCTATCGAAAAAATAGAGATACTGGAAGCATTATCCTGATAGACGAAGCAACTAATGAAACCATTGGAGCCGGCATGATTGTCTAA
- a CDS encoding aminotransferase class I/II-fold pyridoxal phosphate-dependent enzyme: MIWLSPPELTGLEQESINQVIESKWLAPNGPVVATFEAQLALLFSLDEVIAVNSGTAALHLALIALGISHGDEVLCPTNTFAGSIFPVIYTGAKPILVEASPESWTISLDWLQEALASRRKAGATVKAVIAVDLYGMPCNYAELLQFCHTNELLLIIDAAESLGSTYQQKHTIGLADAGIVSFNGNKIITTSGGGALYLANPQYRTTARRIANQAKQPVRYYLHQEIGYNYNLSSLSAAIGLAQLPELSWRVQQKRKIFENYLHLLTGKIPFRFQQELDPATSNRWLSVFYFPDISFNSIEIIQNFANKQIELRTAWNPMHTQPIFQEDLYFGDGFSTKLFQNGLCLPSGIKLTENQQEKIIDMLIRLLVS; the protein is encoded by the coding sequence ATGATTTGGCTATCTCCGCCAGAGCTAACAGGGTTAGAGCAAGAGTCTATTAATCAGGTTATTGAATCAAAATGGTTAGCACCTAACGGCCCTGTTGTAGCTACATTTGAAGCACAGTTAGCTCTATTATTTTCGTTAGACGAAGTTATCGCTGTCAATTCCGGCACTGCTGCATTGCATTTAGCATTGATAGCTCTGGGAATTTCTCACGGCGATGAAGTACTTTGCCCAACCAATACTTTTGCCGGAAGTATTTTTCCGGTAATTTATACCGGTGCAAAACCTATTTTGGTAGAGGCTTCACCGGAATCATGGACAATATCGCTGGATTGGCTGCAAGAGGCTTTGGCTTCCAGACGGAAAGCAGGTGCTACTGTTAAGGCTGTGATAGCTGTGGATTTATACGGAATGCCCTGTAACTATGCAGAACTGCTCCAATTTTGCCATACAAATGAGCTACTACTAATTATAGATGCAGCAGAATCTTTGGGATCTACGTATCAACAAAAACATACTATTGGTTTGGCGGATGCCGGTATCGTTTCATTCAATGGGAATAAGATTATCACTACATCAGGAGGCGGTGCGTTGTATCTTGCAAACCCACAGTACCGAACAACAGCCCGAAGAATTGCCAATCAAGCAAAACAGCCGGTTCGTTATTATCTGCATCAAGAAATTGGTTATAACTACAATCTAAGTAGTCTATCGGCAGCTATTGGTTTAGCCCAACTACCGGAACTAAGTTGGCGGGTTCAGCAAAAAAGAAAAATATTTGAAAATTATCTGCACTTACTTACCGGAAAAATCCCATTTCGCTTTCAGCAAGAACTTGACCCCGCAACATCTAACCGGTGGCTTAGTGTGTTTTATTTTCCTGATATTTCATTCAATTCTATAGAAATTATTCAAAATTTTGCTAATAAACAAATTGAACTAAGAACTGCATGGAATCCAATGCACACTCAACCAATTTTCCAAGAAGATTTGTACTTCGGGGATGGTTTTTCAACCAAATTGTTTCAAAATGGGCTTTGCCTGCCTTCCGGCATAAAACTAACTGAAAATCAACAAGAAAAAATTATTGATATGCTCATTCGTCTGTTGGTATCTTGA
- a CDS encoding HAD-IIIA family hydrolase has translation MNKGLLLDRDGVINEESGYIWEKGLFRFREGILDLIRAGVSLGYKIVVITNQGGIAKGLYTHEHVAALHAYMCNHIGQSGGRIDHIFYCPHHPDVEKCLCRKPQTLFFERAVAQYDLQKTNTWMLGDKARDLMPAQWIGLKTALVAEDDFHADLVLNHPGELIPYLN, from the coding sequence ATGAATAAAGGCTTATTGTTAGATAGAGACGGAGTTATTAATGAGGAATCTGGTTATATCTGGGAAAAAGGTTTGTTTCGTTTTCGAGAGGGTATTTTAGATCTCATACGTGCAGGGGTTTCGTTGGGCTACAAGATTGTCGTTATCACCAATCAAGGTGGGATCGCAAAAGGGCTTTATACGCATGAACATGTAGCTGCCTTGCACGCCTATATGTGCAACCATATAGGGCAATCAGGCGGACGAATTGACCACATTTTTTATTGTCCTCATCATCCCGATGTCGAAAAATGTTTATGCCGGAAGCCACAAACGTTATTTTTTGAGCGTGCTGTAGCTCAGTATGATTTACAAAAGACAAACACTTGGATGCTGGGAGATAAAGCCCGAGATTTAATGCCTGCGCAATGGATTGGGCTGAAAACGGCCTTAGTAGCAGAAGATGATTTTCACGCAGACTTAGTGTTGAATCACCCCGGCGAACTTATCCCATATCTAAACTAA
- the pyk gene encoding pyruvate kinase, with protein MEVFHSKTKMVCTMGPACTPKDILLEMSKVGLDVCRINMSHGTQEQHQKTIDLIKEINAEHDLNLSILIDLQGPKLRIGKLEQPYPIQKGDIIELCTAIQEQEGNRLPMVYETFARDVHIGDLILVDDGKVELKVLESNGTDTVKLVVAHGEEIGSKKGVNLPYVKVSLPSITEKDLSDIDFALRNGVHWIALSFVRTAMDIIELRRYIERKNSKARIIAKIEKPEALRNIDSIIEATDAVMVARGDLGVEIYLEEVPIWQKIIVSKCNIAGKPVIVATQMLESMIENKRPTRAETTDVANAVLDGADALMLSGETSVGKHPVEVVRVMQSIISKAEQQESIYHRNMTANPESPTFLADATCVTAVKLALETNAKAIVSMTSSGYTAFQLSRCRPKANIYIFTDNRTMIKTLSLVWGVRAFYYDQFKGTNETIDDVLNLLEQDRILTKGDVVINTASIPLHARKRTNMLKVTVIE; from the coding sequence ATAGAGGTATTTCATAGTAAGACAAAGATGGTCTGCACGATGGGGCCGGCTTGCACTCCGAAAGACATTTTATTAGAAATGAGCAAAGTAGGGTTAGATGTTTGCCGCATCAATATGTCCCACGGAACCCAAGAGCAGCACCAGAAAACCATAGATTTAATCAAAGAGATTAATGCTGAGCATGACTTAAATCTATCTATTTTGATAGATTTACAGGGACCTAAACTCAGAATTGGCAAGTTAGAGCAACCGTATCCCATTCAAAAAGGAGATATTATTGAGTTGTGTACTGCTATTCAGGAGCAGGAAGGTAATCGGCTACCGATGGTTTACGAAACCTTTGCCAGAGATGTACATATTGGGGATCTGATATTGGTAGATGACGGCAAGGTGGAATTAAAAGTATTAGAATCCAATGGCACAGACACCGTAAAGTTGGTCGTTGCTCATGGAGAAGAAATCGGCTCTAAAAAAGGTGTTAATTTACCGTATGTAAAAGTTTCATTACCCAGTATTACTGAAAAAGACTTATCGGATATAGACTTCGCCCTTCGTAATGGGGTTCATTGGATAGCACTATCTTTTGTCAGAACTGCGATGGACATTATAGAGTTACGGCGATATATTGAAAGAAAAAACTCCAAAGCACGGATAATTGCGAAGATAGAAAAACCGGAAGCTCTACGAAATATTGACTCCATTATCGAAGCAACGGATGCCGTAATGGTTGCCCGAGGAGATTTAGGGGTAGAAATTTATTTAGAGGAAGTTCCTATTTGGCAAAAAATTATCGTTTCAAAATGTAATATAGCGGGCAAGCCAGTTATTGTAGCTACACAGATGTTAGAGTCTATGATTGAAAATAAGCGTCCGACCCGCGCAGAAACTACCGATGTGGCTAATGCTGTTTTAGACGGTGCTGATGCCTTGATGCTCAGTGGCGAAACGTCCGTTGGTAAACATCCAGTGGAAGTCGTACGGGTGATGCAAAGTATTATCTCTAAAGCAGAACAGCAAGAGTCTATTTATCACCGAAATATGACTGCAAATCCGGAATCTCCAACCTTTCTGGCAGATGCAACCTGCGTAACCGCCGTAAAACTTGCTCTCGAAACCAATGCTAAAGCCATCGTGAGCATGACCAGTTCCGGATACACCGCATTCCAACTATCCAGATGCCGGCCAAAAGCGAATATCTACATCTTTACGGATAATAGAACCATGATTAAAACACTGAGCCTCGTTTGGGGAGTTCGTGCGTTTTACTATGACCAATTTAAAGGCACGAACGAAACTATTGATGATGTGCTGAATCTATTAGAGCAAGATAGAATCCTTACCAAAGGAGATGTTGTTATCAACACAGCTTCTATTCCGCTACATGCCCGTAAACGAACCAATATGCTGAAAGTAACGGTTATAGAGTAA